A stretch of the Halomonas sp. BDJS001 genome encodes the following:
- the leuD gene encoding 3-isopropylmalate dehydratase small subunit, translated as MQPITVLNTLGVALAAANVDTDQLIPARFMKEPRSVGYGQFLLYDVRHDEQGIPNLEFTLHRPNADKAEVMVSRRNFGAGSSREAAVYALVDYGFRCVVAPSFGDIFASNAVNNGLLPAVVEEDDAERLLAALGDAPAAIYVDLEKQVIRVAEVEVSFSINPVWRTKLLNGWDDIDMTRQHAGTITEFAAHYAAQFPWTAAQPPESAIISKE; from the coding sequence ATGCAACCGATTACCGTATTAAACACCCTTGGGGTGGCGCTTGCCGCAGCGAACGTGGATACCGATCAGCTAATTCCTGCACGCTTTATGAAAGAGCCGCGCAGCGTGGGGTACGGTCAGTTTCTGCTTTACGACGTTCGCCACGACGAGCAGGGCATACCCAACCTAGAGTTTACGTTGCATCGCCCCAACGCGGATAAGGCCGAGGTGATGGTCAGTCGGCGTAATTTTGGTGCGGGATCCTCTCGTGAGGCGGCGGTCTATGCGCTGGTCGATTACGGCTTTCGCTGCGTGGTGGCGCCGAGCTTTGGCGATATTTTTGCCTCAAACGCCGTCAATAATGGCTTACTGCCTGCTGTCGTTGAAGAGGATGACGCCGAACGCCTGCTGGCAGCCCTTGGTGATGCACCGGCCGCAATTTACGTTGATTTGGAGAAGCAGGTTATTCGTGTCGCCGAAGTGGAAGTCAGTTTTTCCATTAACCCCGTATGGCGTACCAAACTGCTCAACGGCTGGGATGATATCGATATGACTCGCCAGCATGCTGGCACCATTACCGAGTTCGCAGCCCACTACGCAGCGCAGTTCCCCTGGACGGCGGCGCAGCCGCCAGAAAGCGCCATTATAAGTAAAGAGTAG